The following coding sequences are from one Leptolyngbya sp. NIES-3755 window:
- a CDS encoding N-acetyltransferase GCN5 (similar to AA sequence:cyanobase_aa:LBDG_02540), with protein MIRSTTPDDVTKLLVLAEATGLFESNQIEELAQMLNQHFSDESGSQEIWFTDYDNEPVGVAYVAPERMTEGTWNLYLLAIHPNHQGRGRGAALLRHVEQTLIERGEGVLLVETSGLEDFEYVRGFYRKNGYDEEARIRDFYRAGDDKIVFRKALSPQSQDKLVETARKAKQEIAEGLSLPMDYEQL; from the coding sequence ATGATTCGATCAACTACGCCTGACGATGTAACTAAGTTACTGGTTCTAGCAGAAGCAACAGGACTTTTCGAGTCAAATCAAATTGAAGAACTTGCCCAAATGCTAAACCAGCATTTCAGCGATGAATCAGGCAGTCAAGAGATATGGTTTACCGACTACGACAATGAGCCAGTAGGTGTTGCTTATGTTGCACCGGAGCGAATGACCGAGGGAACGTGGAATCTTTATCTGCTCGCTATTCATCCTAATCATCAAGGACGGGGGCGCGGAGCCGCTTTACTACGGCACGTTGAGCAAACGTTGATCGAACGGGGTGAGGGTGTGCTATTGGTAGAAACGTCTGGGCTGGAAGACTTTGAATACGTTCGAGGATTTTATCGAAAGAATGGTTATGACGAGGAAGCGAGAATCCGAGACTTTTACCGAGCAGGGGACGATAAAATCGTTTTTCGCAAGGCACTCTCTCCGCAATCTCAAGATAAGTTAGTTGAAACAGCGCGGAAAGCGAAACAGGAGATTGCAGAAGGTCTATCACTGCCGATGGACTATGAGCAACTATAA
- a CDS encoding hypothetical protein (hypothetical protein CY0110_13973;~similar to AA sequence:cyanobase_aa:LBDG_44560), which translates to MAMLKSGRSRPQATSMRWSSVLKFILGVFFAIALLAAGAVVAAKVMMARLSVMPPKPTFPNDTPTKAASKPAAKPAASPTAAKPDTADKPLPPGAFPARVTQSIGLVVRDAPGGDGVSIGGVDFNDRVTVLETNADKTWQRIRLSNGQEGWVRSGNVEQVSQ; encoded by the coding sequence ATGGCAATGTTAAAATCTGGGCGATCTCGTCCACAGGCGACTTCTATGCGTTGGTCTTCCGTTCTCAAATTTATTCTCGGTGTGTTTTTCGCGATCGCGCTGCTTGCCGCTGGTGCTGTGGTTGCCGCGAAAGTGATGATGGCGCGTCTTTCGGTCATGCCGCCCAAGCCGACGTTTCCGAATGATACACCTACGAAAGCTGCGTCAAAACCCGCTGCAAAGCCCGCCGCAAGTCCTACAGCAGCCAAACCAGATACGGCTGATAAACCGCTGCCACCGGGCGCATTTCCGGCACGAGTGACACAATCGATCGGGCTTGTGGTGCGGGATGCTCCGGGAGGGGATGGTGTGTCGATCGGCGGTGTGGATTTTAACGATCGTGTAACGGTACTAGAAACGAATGCTGATAAGACTTGGCAAAGAATTCGATTGAGCAACGGGCAAGAAGGCTGGGTGCGTTCTGGAAACGTTGAACAAGTATCTCAGTAG
- a CDS encoding pyrroline-5-carboxylate reductase (similar to AA sequence:cyanobase_aa:LBDG_09020), which yields MPLLQLLHGAQNRELLKARTDSRVTDSQISNPSETIEDHRLAKQFGMIGGGMMGEALLSRLVAQQVFEPSAIVVSEPNRSRQEFLAKQYQIQVTDQNRQAADSDVILLAIKPQVFPQIAQEFAGEKISAMVISILAGTSIAQLEAAFPGAPVVRAMPNTPAAVGAGITAIASGQHAQPHHIEQAKKILGTVGEVVEVPESMLDAVTGLSGSGPGYIAIVIEALADGGVAAGLPRAIALKLAIQTVKGTAQLLQESEIHPGELKDRVTSPGGTTIAGIAELEKSGVRSALIEAVKAAVHRSKELGQ from the coding sequence GTGCCGCTGCTCCAACTCCTGCATGGGGCGCAGAACCGAGAACTGCTCAAGGCTAGAACCGATTCAAGGGTGACAGATAGTCAGATCTCGAACCCTTCTGAAACGATCGAGGATCATAGATTGGCTAAACAATTTGGCATGATTGGCGGCGGGATGATGGGAGAAGCTCTCTTGTCCCGCCTTGTTGCACAGCAAGTGTTTGAACCGAGCGCGATCGTGGTGAGTGAACCGAATCGATCGCGCCAAGAGTTTTTGGCAAAACAATATCAAATTCAAGTCACGGATCAGAATCGACAGGCAGCGGATTCCGATGTGATTTTGCTGGCAATTAAACCGCAAGTATTTCCGCAGATTGCTCAAGAGTTTGCAGGTGAAAAGATTTCGGCAATGGTGATTTCGATTCTTGCAGGAACGTCGATCGCCCAATTAGAAGCCGCTTTTCCCGGTGCGCCTGTGGTTCGAGCCATGCCGAATACACCTGCCGCAGTCGGAGCAGGAATTACTGCGATCGCATCCGGTCAACACGCTCAACCCCATCACATTGAGCAGGCGAAAAAAATTCTCGGAACCGTGGGCGAAGTCGTTGAAGTGCCTGAATCGATGTTAGATGCAGTCACGGGACTATCTGGATCGGGACCCGGCTATATTGCGATCGTCATTGAAGCCCTCGCGGATGGAGGAGTTGCAGCGGGATTACCGAGAGCGATCGCGCTAAAACTAGCAATTCAAACCGTCAAGGGAACGGCGCAACTCTTACAAGAGTCAGAAATTCATCCGGGTGAATTGAAAGATCGGGTCACGAGTCCCGGCGGAACCACGATCGCAGGAATTGCGGAACTGGAAAAATCAGGAGTGAGATCGGCATTGATCGAAGCAGTCAAGGCAGCCGTTCACCGCTCAAAAGAACTCGGACAATAA
- a CDS encoding cell division protein sepF (similar to AA sequence:cyanobase_aa:LBDG_09030), translated as MSIFSKLRDFVGLNEPVEYEYEYDEMDGQEYQTLYQEESAAPPAPVAVNEEENRTRRTNRFRDRAVGIGNETTGVGAAMNNVIGMPGAANGISEVVVVEPRTFEEMPQVIQALRERKSVVLNLTIMDPDQAQRAVDFVAGGTYAIDGHQERIGESIFLFTPSCVQVSTQAGVLNEVPQPAPAARPRAAAPTPAWGAEPRTAQG; from the coding sequence GTGAGTATCTTCAGTAAATTACGGGATTTCGTCGGACTAAATGAACCCGTTGAATACGAATACGAATACGATGAAATGGATGGGCAAGAGTATCAGACACTTTATCAGGAAGAGTCCGCTGCTCCCCCTGCTCCGGTCGCTGTGAATGAAGAAGAAAACCGGACTCGCCGCACAAACCGTTTTCGCGATCGGGCTGTCGGAATTGGAAATGAAACTACTGGTGTAGGAGCCGCAATGAATAACGTGATTGGAATGCCCGGTGCAGCAAACGGAATTTCGGAAGTCGTGGTCGTTGAACCTCGCACGTTTGAAGAAATGCCTCAAGTGATTCAAGCATTGCGCGAACGCAAATCGGTTGTGTTGAATCTGACGATCATGGACCCCGATCAAGCACAACGGGCAGTCGATTTCGTCGCGGGTGGAACTTATGCGATCGATGGTCATCAAGAGCGTATCGGTGAAAGCATTTTCCTCTTCACTCCTAGCTGTGTTCAAGTCAGCACTCAAGCAGGCGTGTTGAACGAAGTGCCGCAACCTGCTCCTGCTGCTCGTCCTCGTGCCGCTGCTCCAACTCCTGCATGGGGCGCAGAACCGAGAACTGCTCAAGGCTAG
- a CDS encoding hypothetical protein (hypothetical protein AplaP_03077;~similar to AA sequence:cyanobase_aa:LBDG_09040) has translation MIASLQNHISEFCAKIPSTVRIIAVTKTVSPEAMRAAYAAGIRDFGENRVQEAESKRAELQDLTDVTWHFIGHLQSNKAQKAIELFDWIQSIDSLKLAQRLDRLAGERSLKPQVCLQVKLRPDPNKAGFSVAELWEAVPEFEGFENLQIRGLMVIPPIDLESDETLELFQQAKEIGEKIRQQSNLQLDQMSMGMSDDYVIAIQAGATMIRPGRVLFGART, from the coding sequence ATGATTGCCTCGCTTCAAAACCATATTTCTGAGTTTTGCGCCAAGATTCCCTCAACCGTCCGAATTATTGCAGTAACAAAAACGGTTTCGCCTGAAGCGATGAGAGCCGCTTATGCTGCTGGAATTCGAGATTTTGGCGAAAATCGAGTTCAGGAAGCAGAGAGCAAACGAGCGGAATTGCAAGATTTAACCGATGTGACGTGGCATTTCATCGGACATTTGCAGAGTAATAAAGCGCAGAAAGCGATCGAGCTTTTTGATTGGATTCAGTCGATCGATAGTTTGAAGCTGGCACAACGACTCGATCGATTAGCAGGAGAAAGAAGTCTCAAGCCGCAAGTTTGTCTGCAAGTGAAACTCCGACCTGATCCGAATAAAGCTGGATTCTCAGTGGCAGAACTTTGGGAGGCAGTCCCAGAGTTTGAAGGATTTGAGAACTTGCAGATTCGAGGATTAATGGTGATTCCGCCGATCGATCTTGAATCTGATGAAACTTTGGAATTATTCCAGCAGGCTAAAGAGATCGGGGAAAAGATTCGACAACAGAGCAATCTTCAACTCGATCAGATGTCGATGGGAATGTCGGATGATTATGTGATCGCCATTCAAGCAGGCGCAACAATGATTCGACCAGGGCGCGTTTTGTTTGGTGCGAGAACTTAA
- a CDS encoding hypothetical protein (similar to AA sequence:cyanobase_aa:Npun_R1700), giving the protein MDTENYLNHPTFGLLFRVCLVEENRELFSTLYAQRLFFVVYHNADGLEFEPIGRTDAKVLVENRMRMLRRSGMYKEYDQLQKVHQNTFQ; this is encoded by the coding sequence ATGGATACTGAGAATTATTTGAACCACCCAACTTTTGGGTTGCTGTTTCGGGTGTGTTTGGTTGAGGAAAATCGAGAGTTATTCAGTACGCTCTACGCGCAACGGTTATTTTTTGTCGTGTATCACAACGCGGATGGCTTGGAGTTTGAACCGATCGGGCGAACGGATGCCAAGGTTCTTGTCGAAAATCGGATGAGAATGTTGCGTCGATCGGGGATGTACAAGGAGTACGATCAACTCCAGAAGGTTCACCAAAACACATTCCAATGA
- a CDS encoding dihydrofolate reductase (similar to AA sequence:cyanobase_aa:LBDG_09050): protein MPEVILIAAIAQTNGVIGNRGKLPWSIPEDLQRFRQLTLNHTVIMGRKTWEFDLQKRPLSHRINVIVSSQSLESDQPNVEFVRSLSEALDRSAEKLFVIGGAMIYEQAIDFVEILELTWVEGDFQGDVIFPVKRDRILEAFDLIRVDQRTGFKFEMFRRK from the coding sequence ATGCCTGAAGTTATCTTAATTGCTGCGATCGCTCAAACAAACGGTGTGATCGGCAATCGAGGCAAGTTGCCTTGGTCAATTCCAGAAGATTTGCAGCGGTTTCGTCAACTCACGTTGAACCATACTGTCATTATGGGACGAAAAACTTGGGAATTTGATCTGCAAAAGCGCCCTTTATCACATCGCATTAACGTTATCGTTTCCTCACAATCGCTCGAATCTGATCAGCCAAATGTGGAATTTGTACGATCGCTGTCTGAAGCTCTCGATCGTTCTGCTGAGAAATTATTTGTAATCGGTGGAGCGATGATTTACGAACAAGCGATCGACTTTGTAGAAATCCTGGAATTAACTTGGGTTGAAGGAGACTTTCAGGGTGACGTGATTTTTCCAGTGAAGCGCGATCGTATTCTTGAAGCGTTTGACTTGATTAGAGTTGATCAACGAACTGGATTTAAATTCGAGATGTTCCGAAGAAAATAA
- a CDS encoding RpoD subfamily RNA polymerase sigma 70 subunit (similar to AA sequence:cyanobase_aa:LBDG_09060): protein MTQAKDLLVEEAFDPSEALEVELELDDLDDTDDLGEDDEEGKPGKGRATRRRTQAKKKHYTEDSIRLYLQEIGRIRLLRADEEIELARKIADLLELERIRFKLADKLDREPSDADWAQEVKMPLPQFRHRLHLGRRAKDKMVQSNLRLVVSIAKKYMNRGLSFQDLIQEGSLGLIRAAEKFDHEKGYKFSTYATWWIRQAITRAIADQSRTIRLPVHLYETISRIKKTTKLLSQEMGRKPTEEEIATRMEMTIEKLRFIAKSAQLPISLETPIGKEEDSRLGDFIESDGETPEDQVSKNLLREDLEGVLATLSPREKDVLRLRYGLDDGRMKTLEEIGQIFNVTRERIRQIEAKALRKLRHPNRNSVLKEYIR from the coding sequence ATGACCCAAGCCAAAGACTTACTTGTTGAAGAAGCATTCGACCCTTCAGAAGCTCTAGAGGTTGAGCTAGAACTCGACGACCTGGATGATACGGATGATCTAGGAGAGGATGACGAAGAGGGGAAACCCGGTAAGGGGCGTGCAACTCGTCGCCGGACTCAAGCGAAGAAGAAGCACTACACCGAAGATTCGATTCGGTTGTATCTGCAAGAAATCGGTCGAATTCGCCTGCTTCGTGCAGATGAGGAAATCGAACTTGCACGGAAAATTGCAGACTTGCTGGAACTGGAGCGGATTCGGTTCAAGTTAGCGGACAAGCTCGATCGAGAACCTTCAGATGCAGATTGGGCACAAGAGGTAAAGATGCCTCTGCCACAATTCCGTCACCGTCTGCATTTGGGTCGTCGTGCCAAAGATAAAATGGTGCAGTCGAACCTGAGATTGGTGGTGTCGATCGCGAAAAAATACATGAATCGCGGTTTGTCCTTCCAAGACTTGATCCAAGAAGGTAGCTTGGGTCTGATTCGGGCGGCTGAAAAGTTCGACCACGAAAAAGGCTACAAGTTCTCGACGTATGCAACCTGGTGGATTCGTCAGGCAATCACAAGAGCGATCGCAGATCAATCGAGAACGATTCGTCTTCCGGTTCACTTGTACGAAACCATTTCCCGCATCAAAAAGACAACGAAACTGTTGTCTCAAGAAATGGGACGCAAGCCGACCGAAGAAGAGATTGCAACTCGGATGGAAATGACGATCGAGAAGCTTCGTTTCATCGCCAAGTCTGCACAGTTGCCGATTTCGTTGGAAACCCCGATCGGGAAAGAAGAAGATTCTCGCTTGGGTGACTTCATTGAGTCTGATGGTGAAACACCGGAAGATCAAGTTTCTAAAAATCTCTTGCGGGAAGATCTTGAAGGCGTGCTGGCGACTCTTAGCCCACGTGAAAAAGACGTATTGCGGTTGCGCTACGGTTTGGATGATGGTCGGATGAAGACCCTCGAAGAAATCGGACAAATCTTCAACGTGACTCGTGAACGGATTCGTCAGATAGAAGCGAAGGCACTGCGGAAACTCCGTCACCCGAATCGCAATAGTGTTCTGAAAGAATACATTCGTTAA
- a CDS encoding hypothetical protein (similar to AA sequence:cyanobase_aa:LBDG_09070) produces MVFPSSTYILLLAPQIEELQGLESLLQQIAFDVEIVDTADQALVRISQNPPCLVILQEDLRSETTIHQLRTIANADRMTLVIVTETDSPSWLHQDQHPDVDGFLVKPLSSDVLFSLIHSASARQYCQQV; encoded by the coding sequence ATGGTCTTTCCGTCGTCCACCTACATTCTACTTTTAGCGCCACAAATCGAAGAATTGCAGGGCTTAGAATCGTTGCTCCAGCAAATCGCTTTCGATGTAGAGATTGTGGACACCGCTGATCAAGCTCTCGTCAGAATCAGCCAGAATCCTCCTTGTCTCGTGATTTTGCAGGAGGATCTTCGATCTGAAACCACAATTCATCAACTCCGCACGATCGCAAATGCCGATCGTATGACCTTAGTAATTGTCACCGAAACTGACTCCCCTAGTTGGCTCCATCAAGACCAGCATCCTGATGTCGATGGCTTCCTGGTCAAACCTTTAAGTTCGGATGTTCTATTTTCACTCATTCACTCCGCATCCGCTCGTCAATATTGCCAACAAGTTTGA
- a CDS encoding exsB protein (similar to AA sequence:cyanobase_aa:LBDG_09080), protein MPKAIVLLSGGLDSATTTAQAISDGYEPIALSFRYGQRHDRELRAAQVLAKHFNLAQHFVIDVDLGQWGGSALTDRAIGVPTEGIQADVIPITYVPGRNTVFIAIALSLAEAQGAEAIYLGINAVDYSGYPDCRPEYLAAFQTLAQLSSKAGLEGKAPKLVAPLVMDSKTDIVKRAIALGVPIEKTWSCYQGEELPCGVCDSCRIRDRALIEAGHSELATPQGREFYRK, encoded by the coding sequence ATGCCAAAAGCGATCGTTCTTCTTTCCGGTGGGTTAGATTCCGCCACGACAACTGCACAAGCGATTTCGGATGGATATGAACCGATCGCGCTTTCTTTCCGCTATGGTCAACGGCACGATCGAGAACTCAGAGCCGCCCAAGTTCTAGCGAAACATTTCAATCTTGCACAGCATTTTGTGATTGACGTGGACTTGGGACAGTGGGGCGGTTCAGCATTGACTGATCGAGCGATCGGAGTTCCGACCGAAGGAATTCAGGCAGATGTGATTCCAATTACTTATGTTCCTGGGCGGAATACGGTATTTATTGCGATCGCGCTTTCTTTGGCGGAAGCTCAGGGTGCAGAAGCAATCTATTTAGGAATTAATGCGGTCGATTATTCTGGCTATCCCGATTGTCGTCCGGAGTATCTAGCTGCCTTTCAAACATTGGCTCAGTTGTCTTCAAAGGCAGGATTAGAAGGGAAAGCGCCCAAGTTAGTTGCGCCGCTCGTGATGGATTCTAAGACCGATATTGTGAAAAGAGCGATCGCGCTTGGAGTGCCGATCGAGAAAACTTGGTCGTGCTATCAGGGTGAAGAATTGCCTTGTGGCGTGTGTGATTCTTGTCGAATTCGCGATCGGGCTTTGATTGAAGCAGGGCATTCGGAACTGGCTACTCCTCAAGGACGAGAGTTTTATCGGAAATAG
- a CDS encoding FHA domain containing protein (similar to AA sequence:cyanobase_aa:Cyan7425_0405), with the protein MTSHTVSTAFLKPLGTAPENTIVLEANETTIGRDPSCQIVLANEGGVSRRHAAIYHRGQQYSIADLNSSNGTFVNGQRIQSEQILRTGDQIQFGSQGPQFAFILPVADNPLPPTQAYTPPRNVAPTVIRPPAIAQPPVQPAYVPETPASNNSVKWGLIIGSLCVGGLILWTLLGLGARLRSAGSSGSSPSQQPITANPPQSPTNSPQAPIRSQPSQAPTGSQPSQNPTPSQPNDSQPPTFADGVSNTFVCESTTSKPCPADADNITRNSSLAYTVFYSRPLDAPVEFRSTIRFTSPEGEQRQVDLGKDTFQTAARSFTVPLGKPNGGWRPGTYDFVVEAQNSGRRISQTQRIVIP; encoded by the coding sequence ATGACTTCTCACACCGTTAGTACTGCGTTTCTCAAACCTTTAGGAACGGCTCCAGAAAATACGATCGTGCTCGAAGCAAATGAAACGACGATCGGACGCGATCCAAGCTGTCAGATTGTTCTCGCAAACGAGGGGGGTGTGTCCCGACGACACGCTGCAATCTATCATCGAGGGCAACAGTACTCGATCGCTGATTTAAATAGCTCGAATGGAACCTTTGTAAATGGTCAGCGCATCCAGAGCGAACAGATTTTAAGAACGGGTGATCAGATTCAGTTTGGCAGTCAAGGACCTCAATTCGCCTTTATCCTTCCGGTTGCAGACAATCCACTTCCACCCACTCAGGCATACACCCCGCCTAGAAATGTTGCACCGACTGTGATTCGTCCTCCCGCGATCGCGCAACCGCCCGTACAGCCAGCGTATGTTCCCGAAACTCCAGCCTCAAACAATTCTGTGAAGTGGGGTTTGATCATCGGGAGTTTATGTGTCGGTGGACTTATCCTGTGGACGCTTTTAGGATTAGGAGCACGACTACGATCGGCTGGATCTTCCGGTTCATCTCCAAGTCAGCAACCCATCACCGCAAATCCTCCCCAGTCTCCTACCAATTCACCGCAAGCCCCAATAAGGTCACAACCCTCGCAAGCTCCAACGGGTTCACAACCTTCGCAAAATCCGACTCCTTCACAGCCCAACGATTCGCAACCTCCCACGTTTGCGGATGGGGTATCGAATACTTTTGTCTGTGAATCCACGACAAGCAAGCCTTGTCCAGCAGATGCTGATAACATCACACGCAATTCTTCACTCGCTTACACCGTCTTTTATTCTCGTCCTTTAGATGCTCCAGTTGAGTTTCGATCGACCATTCGCTTTACCTCTCCAGAAGGTGAACAGCGACAGGTCGATTTAGGCAAGGATACATTTCAGACTGCCGCTCGATCGTTTACGGTTCCGCTTGGCAAACCGAACGGAGGCTGGCGACCTGGAACCTATGACTTCGTTGTAGAAGCTCAGAATTCAGGCAGAAGAATTAGTCAGACTCAGAGGATTGTAATTCCGTAG